GGACCGACGATGGCAGGGCAGGCACGAGACCTCCGCGTGGTCGCAGGGTGTGAGAGCCCGCCGATCATCACGGCTCGTGCCTGCCTTGTTCTACTCCGCCCTACTGGCGCAGCCTCTTAGCGTCTGCCATCGAGCCTAGATGGTCCCCTCGGTGTGCTCAAGACGACCGCGGAGTTGTGGACAACACCGCCGGGTCGCGCACCAACCGTACTTCTCGTCGACGACAGTGAAAGGACCAGCTTTCAGATGCGCCACGAGCCCACTGGACGCTCCGAGTCGGTATCCAGTTCTGGAAACGAGCCGGCCAGCCAGGCTGAGCGAAGCCTCCGCGCCCGCCTCGCCGCGTATGCGCTGCATGCTCAGCGTGATCCCCGGGAGACCACGGCGAACGCGCGAGCCGCGTTCCTGGCCCGCTTCGACCGTGAAGTGGACCCAGAGGGCCGTCTGGAGCCCGACGAGCGCAGGCGCCGGGCCGAGCAGGCCCGCCGTGCCTACTTCGCTCGCCTCTCTTTGGCCGCCATTAAGGCTCGCCAGGCCAAGCGCGCCGCACAAGCCCGGCGGAAGGCGGATGGGACCGCGGCATGACCGAGGTGGGTTGCTGGCGTGATCAGGCTGCCTGCCGCGACCTGGTCACGGCCGATCACGACCCGTTCTTCGCTGACACTGAGGCCGGCCAGAGCGAGGCCATCGGCATCTGCACGGCCTGCCCGGTGCGCGATGCCTGCCTGACCTTCGCGGTGCGGACCGGCCAGCAGTACGGCATCTGGGGCGGCCAACCCCAGCAGATCATCCGTCGCCTGATCGCGGCCGACCGCGCCGGCCGCCCTCAAGCCCGCCGCACGCCGGCCGGCCATCCCCAGGCCAGCAAGACCCACTGCAAGCGCGGCCATCAGTTCACCGCCGACAACACCTACTACACCCCTGACGGTCATCGCCGCTGCCGCACCTGCCTGCGGGAAGCGCAACCCGTCCGAGCCTCGAAAGGAGGTGGCTCGGATGTGGCGTGACCGTAACCGCTACCCCGAGCACAACTACGTCCCCGACACCCTCTGGTTCCTGATCGCCGCGCTGCTGTTCGCCGCCTGTGGGCTGGTGTGGCTGATCGGCCAGGTCGCCGCCATCCTCTTCGGCGCGCATGAGCATCTGCCGGTGCGGCTGGTTGACATGCTCGGGGTGCTGCTGCGCCTCCCCGGCACCTGGGACGACCCATCCAGAGCCTGGCCGCCTTCTTCTCAGCCGCTGCTGCCGGGTCCGGTCGGCATGTACGCCGCCGCGGTCCTCACCTTCTGGCTCCCCGCTCTGGCCTATGGGCTGCTGGTCCGGCTGGTCTCCCCCCGGGCCCGCCGACGCCGCCGGCAGCGGGGTGCCCGGTGGGCCAGCTGGTGGCAACTGCGCCGGCTGCTCGTGCTGGGCCCAAGACGCGGGCGGATCATCCTCGGCCGCCGCGA
The Actinomycetota bacterium genome window above contains:
- a CDS encoding WhiB family transcriptional regulator, with product MTEVGCWRDQAACRDLVTADHDPFFADTEAGQSEAIGICTACPVRDACLTFAVRTGQQYGIWGGQPQQIIRRLIAADRAGRPQARRTPAGHPQASKTHCKRGHQFTADNTYYTPDGHRRCRTCLREAQPVRASKGGGSDVA